A region of Selenomonadales bacterium DNA encodes the following proteins:
- a CDS encoding DUF2156 domain-containing protein translates to MWREAYHIEWAEYKNCLLVKAAWEDDEYAIQPFGTEENVRAVMDDWIAYFKERKQPFVMRGVEKKVAEWIREMYPSARIESDRDDFDYVYLREDLAELKGRKYHGKKNHINALKKTCEYEYVPVGEDNIDECTQSIREWCRQRECYKDPVLSAERKAIFEVLEHFRELELVGGAIRINGKIEALTFGEMLNSDTAVIHVEKGNADIRGIYPLINQEFCLHAWGGATYINREEDMGVEGLRKAKESYRPCHMVEKYVIEIK, encoded by the coding sequence TCTTCTCGTCAAAGCCGCATGGGAAGACGACGAATACGCTATCCAACCGTTCGGCACGGAGGAGAACGTCCGCGCCGTCATGGACGATTGGATCGCCTATTTCAAAGAGAGAAAACAGCCGTTCGTCATGCGCGGCGTTGAGAAAAAAGTAGCCGAATGGATACGCGAGATGTATCCGTCAGCGCGCATCGAGAGCGACCGCGACGACTTTGACTACGTGTATCTGCGCGAAGACCTCGCCGAGCTCAAGGGGCGCAAATACCACGGCAAAAAGAACCATATCAACGCGCTCAAGAAAACGTGCGAATACGAATACGTCCCCGTCGGCGAGGACAACATCGACGAATGTACGCAGTCGATACGCGAATGGTGTAGACAGCGCGAATGCTACAAAGACCCCGTCCTCTCTGCCGAGCGCAAAGCCATCTTCGAGGTGCTCGAACATTTCCGCGAGCTGGAGCTTGTCGGCGGTGCCATCCGCATCAACGGCAAGATCGAAGCACTCACCTTCGGCGAAATGCTCAACAGCGACACCGCAGTCATCCATGTAGAGAAAGGCAATGCCGATATCCGCGGCATCTATCCGCTCATCAATCAGGAATTCTGCCTCCATGCGTGGGGTGGTGCGACGTACATCAACCGTGAAGAAGACATGGGCGTGGAAGGTCTTCGCAAGGCGAAAGAAAGCTATCGCCCGTGCCATATGGTAGAAAAATACGTGATCGAGATAAAATAA
- the larA gene encoding nickel-dependent lactate racemase, whose protein sequence is MAEIKIPYSKGYVTAVIPDEKLSAVLESKAHDFKPSAGESELVQQALENPIDSPRLSELAKGKQNIVIIASDHTRPVPSKVIAPLMLAEIRKGNPDANITFLIATGFHRPTTKEELVNKFGEDIGAKENIIVHDAFNDDDHVLVGTLPSGGQILLDKVAAEADLLVSEGFIEPHFFAGFSGGRKSVLPGVVSAKTVMYNHNSEFINSEKARTGLLAGNPIHEDMLAAAKAAKLSFICNVIIDAHKKVIAAFAGNLEAAHAAGTKFAGELAGVQAVPADIAITSNGGYPLDQNIYQAVKGMSAAEATCKKGGVIIIAAACNDGHGGQAFYDWFLKYKSARTVMTKILTIPRDSTIADQWEAQVLARILMNYTVIMVTDQCDHAMLENFGIMPVSTMAEAQALAEDIAGKDATYTVVPDGVSVIVKA, encoded by the coding sequence ATGGCAGAGATCAAGATTCCGTATTCCAAAGGTTATGTAACAGCAGTCATTCCCGACGAAAAATTGAGTGCAGTCCTCGAATCGAAAGCGCATGATTTCAAACCGTCGGCAGGTGAGAGCGAACTCGTTCAGCAGGCACTCGAAAATCCGATCGATTCGCCGCGCCTTTCTGAGCTTGCCAAAGGCAAACAGAATATCGTTATCATTGCCAGCGACCATACGCGCCCTGTACCGAGCAAGGTCATCGCGCCACTCATGCTCGCCGAAATTCGTAAAGGCAACCCTGATGCGAACATCACGTTCCTTATCGCAACAGGCTTCCATCGTCCGACGACGAAAGAAGAGCTCGTCAACAAGTTCGGCGAAGACATCGGTGCAAAAGAAAATATCATCGTCCATGATGCGTTCAACGATGACGACCATGTCCTCGTCGGCACGCTTCCGTCGGGCGGTCAGATCCTCCTCGACAAAGTTGCGGCAGAAGCAGACCTTCTCGTATCGGAAGGCTTCATTGAACCGCACTTCTTCGCAGGCTTCTCGGGCGGTCGTAAGAGCGTACTTCCGGGCGTCGTAAGCGCGAAAACAGTTATGTACAACCACAACTCCGAATTTATCAACAGTGAAAAAGCAAGAACGGGTCTCCTTGCAGGCAACCCGATCCATGAAGATATGCTCGCGGCAGCCAAAGCAGCCAAACTCTCTTTCATCTGCAACGTCATCATCGACGCACACAAAAAAGTCATCGCGGCATTCGCAGGCAATCTCGAAGCGGCTCACGCGGCAGGTACCAAATTCGCAGGCGAGCTTGCAGGTGTACAGGCAGTTCCTGCTGACATCGCCATCACCTCGAACGGCGGCTATCCGCTCGACCAGAACATCTATCAGGCTGTAAAAGGTATGAGCGCGGCGGAAGCTACGTGTAAAAAAGGCGGCGTTATCATCATCGCGGCGGCTTGCAACGACGGACACGGCGGTCAGGCGTTCTATGACTGGTTCCTCAAATACAAATCGGCACGCACCGTTATGACGAAGATCCTCACCATCCCGCGTGACAGCACGATCGCGGACCAGTGGGAAGCACAAGTGCTCGCTCGTATCCTTATGAATTACACGGTCATCATGGTCACCGACCAGTGCGACCACGCAATGCTCGAAAACTTCGGCATCATGCCTGTTTCCACGATGGCAGAAGCACAGGCACTCGCAGAAGATATCGCAGGCAAAGATGCGACATACACTGTTGTTCCTGATGGCGTATCCGTTATCGTCAAAGCATAA